TTTGAATGACCATAAAGAACTGTTTTTGCAAAGTGATCAGCCCGTTCAATTAATTATACCTCAAACCGCGAGTACCTACATTTACCGAGAAGAGATGGGAATGTTTTACCAGCTATAATCTTTCAAATTATTAAGGTAAAATCTTGTAAACAGGGGTGATTAAGATGATATATAGAACTCTCGCTAACACAGAAGCAGAAATCCCTGCAGTTGGACTTGGAACATGGGAAGTAGGAGGAAGAGATATCCCCGACAAATCCAGAGACAGGGAACATATTGAAACCATATCAAGAGCAATTGAACTGGGGTACACACACATCGATACGGCTGAGTACTATGGAGGAGGCCATACTGAAGAACTAGTCGGAGAGGCAATATCCATTTTCAGTAGAGAGGAGTTGTTTATCACATCTAAGGTCTGGCCCAGCCATTTGCAAAGGGACGAACTTCACGAAGCGCTCGACGGTACACTGCAAAGACTGAGAACTGACTATCTGGATCTCTACTTGATTCACTGGCCTAATCCTGATGTTCCTCTTGAAGAAACGCTTTCAGCTATGAGCGACGAAGTCCAGAACGGTAGAGTTAGGTTCATTGGTGTATCTAATTTCGATACATCATTATTGAAAAAGGCTGTTGCCGTTTCACGAGAACCAATTGTAAACAATCAGGTTCTTTTCAACATTGACGACAGACTCGCAATGAATGAACTTCTTCCCTACTGCCAGCATAAGGGAATCACGATGACAGCATATTCTCCACTTAGAAGAAATGCTGTGAAAACCTCAACCGAAAAACTGCTCAAGGATCTTGCCAGCAAATACTCCGCTTCCATTCAACAAATAATGCTGTCATGGCTACTGGGGAAAGATGGAGTAGTGGTAATACCAAAGTCATCAAAGCTGGAACACCTTAGATCCAATCTCGAAGCTGCAAGCATTGTCCTCGATCAAGAAGATTCAAGAGTGCTTGATTCACTTAAATAAGGAGGCTATTTTGAACGATATCAAAAGCGGTTTCGCCGATGCTCTCGATTCCCAGGATAAGGAAAAAGCCATATTGCTCTGCGTGGAGGCACTAGAATCGGGAAGTATTGAAGTGATTGACTTGTATTTGGATATACTTGCGCCAACCCTAAGAGACTGGGAGTGTGACTATATAGGTGACAGACTGTGCATATGGAAAGAGCACATTAGAAGCTCGATCGTCAGAACAGTTTTGGAATGCTGCTTCCCCTACATTTTGAAGAAGATAAGAGACAATGGATCAGAAAAGAATGATCAGACAGTGGCAGTACTCTGCCCGCCTGAAGAGTATCATGAGATCGGAGCAAGAATGATTTCGGACATCTTCACTATCGCCGGGTACAATTCCATATTCGTCGGAGCAAATACCCCGCTAGACACCTTCCTTGAGGCTGCGAAAAAACTGAGTCTATCGTACGTTGCGATTAGTGTTTCAAACTACTACAACCTAATAAACACACGAAGGATGATTTCGCGAATTAAAGAAGCCGGCGGGAAATCGAGAGTTGTTGTAGGTGGAAATGCATTCGAGAAAAATCCAGACTACTGGAAGGAAGTCGGTGCAGATATCTTCCTGAAAGATCCGAGAGAGATTCTAGCTCTGGGGAAGTGTGATGTAAAATGAGATTGGCTTTTTCGATTGCGATGCGCTTTCTATCTTCCAGCAAGACCCAAACTCTTCTCATAGTAATGGGAATTGCCATAGGTGTTTCCGTTCAGGTATTCATAGGCTCGCTTATCCAGGGACTCCAAAAAGACCTGGTGGATACGACAATCGGAAGCTCTTCGCAGATGACTATCTCCTCTCCGGAAAACAACAAAGTAGAAGACTGGCAAGGCATAATTTCGGATATCTCTTCTCTTGATTTGCCAACAAATCTGACGGCTCTTTCTGCAAGCGCAGATGTTCCTGTCTTCATAAGCAGCGGCGACAGAACCTTATCTGTTCTGCTCCGAGGTCTGCAGTTCCCCGAGTCGCATGTTATTTACAGGACGGATAGTCGCCTCATTGATGGCAACCTTCCTGAAGGCGACGGAGAAATCATTATCGGCAAGGGTCTTAAAGATGAGCTCGATGTGACCCTTGGAGGAGAAATCACAATCTTCACTCCGGATAGAGCAGTTGAGATTCTGAAGGTAGTCGGTGTTTTCGATCTGGGTGTTGCAAGCCTTAACAAGAACTGGCTGATCTCAACAATTGGCACCGCTCAGTCAGTTGGGAAACTTGGTGATACAGTCACATCGATAGAGATGCAGGTGAGTGAGGTCTTCAGAGCCGATGAAAACGCCTCAGTCATTACTGAACGTCTTTCGAGGCCTGCTTTACTTGTCACTGATTGGAAATCTCAGAACGAAGACCTCCTCTCCGGACTGAACGGGCAGAGCGTCTCAAGCATAATGATTCAGGTGTTCGTGATCATAGCCGTTTCCCTTGGAATAGCAAGCGTGCTTGCAATAACTGTAGTCCAGAAGTCAAGGCAGATTGGAATCCTGAAAGCTATGGGCCTTAAGGATTCCACGACGAGTTTCGTTTTTCTCTTTCAGGGACTCTCTCTAGGTATTGTGGGAGCAGTAGTCGGAATTGCATTTGGAATCCTGCTTGTAATAATGTTCTCCACCTTTGCCGTAGGGACTGACGGAGAACCGATCATCAGAATCTCTCTAAGTTATGGGTTTGTAATGTTGTCCGCGCTCATTGCCATTGGCGCTTCAACTATTGCCGCAATGGTGCCAGCCAGAAGATCCTCCAAACTCAGCCCCGTTGAGGTGATACGAAATGGCTAACATAGTCGAGCTTAAGGATATTAAAAAGGTCTACGGAACGGTTGTGAAGACAGAAGTTCTTCACGGTGTGGATCTTGAAATCGAAGAGTCGTCGTTTCTTTCGATAGTCGGACAGTCCGGAAGCGGTAAATCCACACTCATGAACATTATGGGCACTCTGGATCAGCCCTCTAGCGGTGAAATAAAAATCGCAGGCAAACAGACAAACAAAATGAACAAGAACGAACTCGCAAGTGTTAGAAATGAGACTATTGGATTCATATTCCAGTTTCATTATCTGCTTCCCGAGTTCACTGCCTTCGAAAACGTAATCCTTCCTTACAGAATTAAGGGTCTTAAACCTTCGAAGGAAATTATGGAAAGGGCGAAGGAACTAATGGATGTCGTTGAAATCAGCAAGGTTAGGAACAATCTGGCTCCAAACATGTCGGGAGGCCAACAGCAAAGAACCGCAATCGCAAGGGCACTTATCAACAATCCGAAGATTATACTTGCGGATGAACCTACGGGCAATCTCGACTCTGATACTTCGGCGAAGGTCTTCAGCCTCATGCGTGATCTCAACAAGAGATACGGAACAACATTCGTAATAATTACTCACGATAGAAGAATCGCAGAAGAGACAGACAGGATAGTTGAAATCAGAGACGGCAACATCTTTAATGACATAAAGAGATGAGGGGGACATCCCCCTCATCTCTCTAAATGATAACGCTTCTGGAAAGCTATTTGGATTTTCTTAATGGAGACTCTCTTCTGAGACGCATCGTATCCTTGGGGAGGAAGACTCCCTCTCTTACCTTTCGAATATCTTCAACAG
The Mesotoga infera DNA segment above includes these coding regions:
- a CDS encoding aldo/keto reductase — protein: MIYRTLANTEAEIPAVGLGTWEVGGRDIPDKSRDREHIETISRAIELGYTHIDTAEYYGGGHTEELVGEAISIFSREELFITSKVWPSHLQRDELHEALDGTLQRLRTDYLDLYLIHWPNPDVPLEETLSAMSDEVQNGRVRFIGVSNFDTSLLKKAVAVSREPIVNNQVLFNIDDRLAMNELLPYCQHKGITMTAYSPLRRNAVKTSTEKLLKDLASKYSASIQQIMLSWLLGKDGVVVIPKSSKLEHLRSNLEAASIVLDQEDSRVLDSLK
- a CDS encoding cobalamin-binding protein: MNDIKSGFADALDSQDKEKAILLCVEALESGSIEVIDLYLDILAPTLRDWECDYIGDRLCIWKEHIRSSIVRTVLECCFPYILKKIRDNGSEKNDQTVAVLCPPEEYHEIGARMISDIFTIAGYNSIFVGANTPLDTFLEAAKKLSLSYVAISVSNYYNLINTRRMISRIKEAGGKSRVVVGGNAFEKNPDYWKEVGADIFLKDPREILALGKCDVK
- a CDS encoding ABC transporter permease codes for the protein MRLAFSIAMRFLSSSKTQTLLIVMGIAIGVSVQVFIGSLIQGLQKDLVDTTIGSSSQMTISSPENNKVEDWQGIISDISSLDLPTNLTALSASADVPVFISSGDRTLSVLLRGLQFPESHVIYRTDSRLIDGNLPEGDGEIIIGKGLKDELDVTLGGEITIFTPDRAVEILKVVGVFDLGVASLNKNWLISTIGTAQSVGKLGDTVTSIEMQVSEVFRADENASVITERLSRPALLVTDWKSQNEDLLSGLNGQSVSSIMIQVFVIIAVSLGIASVLAITVVQKSRQIGILKAMGLKDSTTSFVFLFQGLSLGIVGAVVGIAFGILLVIMFSTFAVGTDGEPIIRISLSYGFVMLSALIAIGASTIAAMVPARRSSKLSPVEVIRNG
- a CDS encoding ABC transporter ATP-binding protein, yielding MANIVELKDIKKVYGTVVKTEVLHGVDLEIEESSFLSIVGQSGSGKSTLMNIMGTLDQPSSGEIKIAGKQTNKMNKNELASVRNETIGFIFQFHYLLPEFTAFENVILPYRIKGLKPSKEIMERAKELMDVVEISKVRNNLAPNMSGGQQQRTAIARALINNPKIILADEPTGNLDSDTSAKVFSLMRDLNKRYGTTFVIITHDRRIAEETDRIVEIRDGNIFNDIKR